tagagcAAATTTCCATCATTTCTATCGAGAAAACCAATACCGATATTGATACATCCATCATTATTTCCACAACCTTACGTACATATACCGATATtttaaagggagttttaacaaaactcctggtactgttcacttttaatgaaaaaccatatttttacctttaacgggcactattcactatacttttaaaaataacttttctttgaaagaaatttttttttgaacttttcgttagttatCTTTATTTTAAATCCCATCTATACTAAATAAAACCCCTTTTTAAGGAAAGGAAGCTGTTGAAATCAACGTGTTTTCCCGGGCAAAGCCGTGGCGCGCGAGTCGCGAAGGTGTGGTGCCAGCCGTCGGATGTAATTCAACGGCGGAAAtctaaaaccctaaacactCAAGACTCGGAGGTTGAAATTGCAGAGCTCTGAGCCCTACCTCACCATCAGACCATCTCCTTCTTGCAATTCCCTTCAAAGTTGAAagcttttttaattttatattcttCAAACTCTTCATCGTCATCGAATTTCCTGGTGCCGAAGCAACGAAAGGTTAGTAATTTCTGGAATTTCAAAGTTCAATTTAAATGGGTCTCTAAGGGTTTCAGAACGAAATTTGGGGCTTTTTCGATTCCGTAACCCTAGAGTGAGTTACTGACGAGGAAACTGTTTCTTCGAAAACCCAATAGATTTGGGTCTCTGGAATATGATTTGCTAAGTTCAATTTCAGTACCATCTGACTGATTCTCTCAACTCTATTCTACTACCACTTATGCAATATGAAACTAATTCAAATCTCTTCCCACGAAGCCAAAAACCCGACAGAGCTCTCTCTCAGGCAAGCCTTTGAACTTTTTGAACCAAAACTGAGGCCCCCTTTTGCATTAACAATTCCAAATCCACAAGAATACTTGTTTCTCAACAAAGCCATCCTTTATGGTGTTTTATGCGAAACCCATGTTGGAAAGGCACATATGAAGCACTTGCATGCTATTGTCACTGATGGGTATTGCTGCTTTGTTAGTTTGCTGGTCGAGGTCGTGAATGAATTGTATGTCAAGCTTCTTGAACCAGTCAAGTCTCGATTGATTTGGGTTACTAAGGAGTTGATCAATGTTCTAGCAGTAGGCGTTGAAGGTTTGTTGGTTTGTTTGTTGAGGCAAATTCTTGGAGGGGATTTTAGTGATGGAAATCTGTGGCTGTGTTTTGAGATGGCGACCATCTTTATGTCGAAATGGGATTATTTGTTACAGGTTGATCCGATGATTTTGACTAGTGGGCTGTATACTTATCTTCGGCTTTTAGCTGATCACTCTAGATTTGTGAGTAATCCAAAATTAGAGGCATtaaagcaattggaaattgaTTTTTGTATTAAAGTTTTAAAGGAGCAGTTTCCTTTGTGTTTGAAGGTTGGCAGGGATCTTGTTCGACTTCTACAAGATTTGGTTCATTTACCCAAGTTTAGAGCAATATGGAAGGATTTGGTATTGAACCAGGGCGAGTTTAAGGCTCGGGGATTTTATGGTATTCCACAGCTCTATAACACAAGGACTCCAAGTGAGTATATGTTACTTCGGATTACTCCAGAAATGGAGGCCCAATTGCGATTTTTACTCACTCATGTGAAGTTGGGAAACCAGAAGCGTCACCAGGCATGGTTTGCCAAGAAGTTTCTATGGGAACCAAACAGGGAGACTCTCATAATTGACATTGTTCGATTTATATGTTGTGCCTACCACCCGACCAACGAAGTCATTCAGTCAGATGTCGTTCCAAGATGGGCTGTTATAGGTTGGCTTTTGAAATCTTGCACGAAGAATTATGTCGAAGCAAATGTGAAATTGGCTCTACTTTATGATTGGCTCTTTTTTGAGGAAAGAGTAGACAATATTATGGATATTGAACCCGCAATGCTATTAATGGTATATTCTATACCCAGATACATTGATATAACTCACACTCTTCTTGAATTTCTATTCCTTCTTATGGAGAACTATGATGTGGAACATTACGATATCTTAGTTAAAGGTGTGTCAACTTCTTTTAGTGTACTTGTTAAGAGAGGAGTGATTTGTTCACTTGATGTCTTGACCTCTTGTGATGCACTGTCTCCTATATTGCAACAAGCTCGACAGGTTTTTGTCAGGTAGGAAATTTGAAATCTCGAAAAAGTGTCAACAAGCTTGTCGTCCTGGTCATTTTGTGGGCAACTATTCTTCCTGTATGGAAACTCCAATACCATTAACAGTGTTTTTCAGGATTTTGCTTCTGCTGTTATGGCTAAATGGGATCATTATCTAATTGCCCAATTCTAGTTGAAAGCttggctgtttttttttttcagaaaaatctgAGAGCAAAAAAAGGGATCCTGTCATTCATGATTCGGCAGGAATGATAAGCCATTCTGCCGTTTTGTGGTTATTGAAGTATTTTAATGGGAGTGATTTTGATATTTCTCGCAACTTCTCCATAAATACTATGTGCTAAAATGCAATGTGACAAGTATGATGGGTATCGTAATGCCTTTTTCATTGGAAGGTATGCTGAGTATGATGGGTATCGTAATGCCTTTTTCATTGGAAGGTATGCTGTTGAAAGTGGATGTGCAATCTGAAGCTTCAAAGGTTGTATTCAGAATGTTGAGGGGGAATCCTTGCATACTGCAAAATATCAGGATCCAAGAGAGATGCTACCAATTTTTCTTAAAGGCAGGTTTCCTCAAAGCCCGATGTTGTGCATGCTCTAGTTTGAAAAGGATTCTCCAAAGATGCATAGGTACTTCAAACTGCGAGACATGCTTGAATggattaatttgtagttttggCTCTGAATCTTTTATTTATGGATTAACTGTCATAAGTTTTTTCATGTTTGGTTGTTATTGTTTCTGTATATAGCACCAATCTAATTTTCAAGTTTAGCAGTGTTGTGCATACATGAGTATTGGGTCCCAGACTCCTGGGCGAGCTTATTGAGCATGGGAGTCATAAGTAATGTAGTTCTTTTCGATGGTTAAGAGCTTATTGAGCATGGGAGTCATAAGTAATGTAGTTATTTTCGATGGTTATTTGGGTTTAGTAGCGCAGGTGTCTGTATGGGTTAGCGGTTTTAGGATTTAAAATT
Above is a window of Malus sylvestris chromosome 15, drMalSylv7.2, whole genome shotgun sequence DNA encoding:
- the LOC126601826 gene encoding uncharacterized protein LOC126601826 isoform X3; its protein translation is MKLIQISSHEAKNPTELSLRQAFELFEPKLRPPFALTIPNPQEYLFLNKAILYGVLCETHVGKAHMKHLHAIVTDGYCCFVSLLVEVVNELYVKLLEPVKSRLIWVTKELINVLAVGVEGLLVCLLRQILGGDFSDGNLWLCFEMATIFMSKWDYLLQVDPMILTSGLYTYLRLLADHSRFVSNPKLEALKQLEIDFCIKVLKEQFPLCLKVGRDLVRLLQDLVHLPKFRAIWKDLVLNQGEFKARGFYGIPQLYNTRTPSEYMLLRITPEMEAQLRFLLTHVKLGNQKRHQAWFAKKFLWEPNRETLIIDIVRFICCAYHPTNEVIQSDVVPRWAVIGWLLKSCTKNYVEANVKLALLYDWLFFEERVDNIMDIEPAMLLMVCC
- the LOC126601826 gene encoding uncharacterized protein LOC126601826 isoform X1, whose translation is MKLIQISSHEAKNPTELSLRQAFELFEPKLRPPFALTIPNPQEYLFLNKAILYGVLCETHVGKAHMKHLHAIVTDGYCCFVSLLVEVVNELYVKLLEPVKSRLIWVTKELINVLAVGVEGLLVCLLRQILGGDFSDGNLWLCFEMATIFMSKWDYLLQVDPMILTSGLYTYLRLLADHSRFVSNPKLEALKQLEIDFCIKVLKEQFPLCLKVGRDLVRLLQDLVHLPKFRAIWKDLVLNQGEFKARGFYGIPQLYNTRTPSEYMLLRITPEMEAQLRFLLTHVKLGNQKRHQAWFAKKFLWEPNRETLIIDIVRFICCAYHPTNEVIQSDVVPRWAVIGWLLKSCTKNYVEANVKLALLYDWLFFEERVDNIMDIEPAMLLMVYSIPRYIDITHTLLEFLFLLMENYDVEHYDILVKGVSTSFSVLVKRGVICSLDVLTSCDALSPILQQARQVFVR
- the LOC126601826 gene encoding uncharacterized protein LOC126601826 isoform X2; the protein is MKLIQISSHEAKNPTELSLRQAFELFEPKLRPPFALTIPNPQEYLFLNKAILYGVLCETHVGKAHMKHLHAIVTDGYCCFVSLLVEVVNELYVKLLEPVKSRLIWVTKELINVLAVGVEGLLVCLLRQILGGDFSDGNLWLCFEMATIFMSKWDYLLQVDPMILTSGLYTYLRLLADHSRFVGRDLVRLLQDLVHLPKFRAIWKDLVLNQGEFKARGFYGIPQLYNTRTPSEYMLLRITPEMEAQLRFLLTHVKLGNQKRHQAWFAKKFLWEPNRETLIIDIVRFICCAYHPTNEVIQSDVVPRWAVIGWLLKSCTKNYVEANVKLALLYDWLFFEERVDNIMDIEPAMLLMVYSIPRYIDITHTLLEFLFLLMENYDVEHYDILVKGVSTSFSVLVKRGVICSLDVLTSCDALSPILQQARQVFVR